The proteins below are encoded in one region of Telopea speciosissima isolate NSW1024214 ecotype Mountain lineage chromosome 10, Tspe_v1, whole genome shotgun sequence:
- the LOC122644050 gene encoding uncharacterized protein LOC122644050 → MNQTMSTSRRKDTNWSWKSALIGAASATAAAAIILGKPRDPTFHLVSITLNSFKLNLPVVDAELILTVHVTNPNLVPINYSSTVMSIFYDGSLLGSAQVHAGSQPAKSCQLLRLPARLDGLELVSHHVTRFLSDLARREMVMDATVEISGTVRLLWWAHGFNVHVESHVVVDPVFLDVIDQENRSQLDLILA, encoded by the coding sequence ATGAACCAAACCATGAGCACGAGTAGGAGAAAGGATACGAATTGGAGCTGGAAATCGGCACTAATCGGGGCGGCATCAGCGACAGCGGCGGCGGCGATCATACTGGGGAAGCCAAGGGATCCAACCTTCCATCTGGTCTCCATCACCCTCAACTCCTTCAAGCTCAACCTCCCCGTCGTCGACGCCGAGCTCATCCTCACCGTCCACGTCACCAACCCCAACCTCGTCCCCATCAACTACTCCTCCACTGTCATGTCAATCTTCTACGACGGCTCACTGCTGGGCTCCGCCCAGGTCCACGCCGGCTCCCAACCCGCCAAGTCCTGCCAGCTGCTCCGACTTCCTGCAAGGCTTGACGGCCTCGAGCTCGTCTCCCACCACGTCACCCGCTTCCTCTCAGACCTCGCCCGACGGGAAATGGTCATGGACGCCACCGTGGAAATCTCCGGAACTGTCAGGCTGCTCTGGTGGGCCCACGGGTTCAACGTTCATGTGGAGAGCCACGTCGTCGTTGATCCCGTCTTCCTTGACGTCATCGACCAAGAGAACAGGTCGCAGCTCGATCTTATTCTTGCCTGA